The segment aaatttttttttttttttttaaagattttatttatttatttgagagagagagaatgagatacagagagcatgagagggaggagggtcagagggagaagcagactccctgctgagcagggagcccgatgcgggactcgatcccgggactccaggaccatgacctgagccgaaggcagtcgcttaaccaactgagccacccaggcgcccagtgcaaaattttttatttgcctttctgaGGCCAAAtgaatacctgttttcagtttgttcattttgagttttgtttctttgggcagggccaggggagtttcttttaaaatgatttttatttgtctgacACTATGTTGTAATCATTCCTAAACCAATCCAGTTTCAGGGTCTGGGTGTTAAAATAGGGTCCATAGCTGGTTGATTGAAAAGACTGCTTGATGATTTCTTTGCACGGTTGTTTGCtcagagaaaaatgtgtttctcaTTCTTTGTTTTCAAGGAGAAAGTAGTCTGCCGCACCTGTGGCACAGGGAATCCAGCTCACCTGAAATACTGTGTCACCTGTGAGGGGGCCCTGCCTTCATTTCAAGAGGTAGGTTGACAGCATGGACCAGGCGTCTATTTGGTGGCTGCTAAATGTCCAGTTTcaataataatgaagaaatataatCTGCAGAGGAGGGAAGAAGTAGGAGGTTGGAGAGACACACTGAAGGCAACATTTCTAAATATGGAGAGGACTTTATATATTCACCAATACAAAATAGTTTTCAAAGTCTTAACTCAATAAAATCAGCAATTTCTTACAATTTCATTTAATAACTTTGCACAGAAGGCTGGTGGCAGCCAGCGTAGAAGTAGACCCACTTGTATTTCATTCACGGTCAGGTATGTCTTTACTGACTAGGCCATGCTGTTGTTTGAAATTGAGAACATGGTGTGTACCCACTTCTGGATTTTCTACCAGCCTATTTGGAGTATTTAAAGTGAAGGAATAGGAGTACCTGCAACTGAAATTGACGTTATTACCTGTCAGGGATGTAGTTGTCTCTGGGTCTCACCTATCAGCAAAACTGTTCCAGGAACAATTACAAAATTGAATTTGTTTTCAGGATTTGATTTCTCTTTGAATGGTGTATCAGAGTTTGGATGTCGCAATGAGAGTATATATCGCTGAAGTGCCATAGAAGTAACAATGTGTATTCAGTCCGATAGCTTATGTCTTTTCTTTGTTTAGCAGCGTtaataagaatggaaaaaaataccttttctttctttaaagcaatgttatgtttaaaaaaatccacttgAACAGtagatgcatttattttttttaaagattttatgtatttatttatttttaagattttatttatttatttgacagagagatagagagaacaagtaggcagagaggcaggccgagggagagggagaagcaggctccccgttgagcaaggagcccgatgcggggctccatgcggggctcgatgcggggcttgatgcagggctcgatcccaggaccctgggatcacgacctgagccgaaggcagccgcttaaccgactgagccacccaggcgcccttatgtatttatttatttgagagagagagggcacaaaaacgggggaggagcagagggggagggagagggaaggaggaaagaatctcaagaatACTCTGCTTTGAGCGCAGAGCCGGATgcaggctcagtctcacaaccctgagattatgacttcagccaaaatcaagagttggatgcttaaccaactgagccacccaggcaccctgaacagaagatgcacttttttaaaaaaagattttatttatttgacagagagagacacagcgagagagggaacacaagcagggggagtgggagagggagaagcaggctccccgctgagcagagagcccgtcgcggggctctatcccaggactctgagatcatgcaAAGTGGAATGTGTCTTTTTTGTACGAATTTATTAATTGGTGAAGTTCATCGTAGTTTTACTCTTTGGGGCAAAAATACCTTATTCCAGGGTTTGCAATGATTTGGAGCTTTATCCCCCTGGATTCAGAGGGAGATTGCAGAATATAGTATTAATCTGCCTATTGATAAAAGCCATTGTGTTCCCCAGCGCATGCGCAGTGGAGATAAAGCCCCTCCTCTGTCCACTCAGAAAGGGGAGACCATTTCCTGCTCCAAGTGTGGTCACGGGAATCGCCGGGAGGCTTGCTTCTGTGACTGGTGTGGATCCACGGTGGGTATTTTAAATCTGAGCTTCTTGGTGCCGAGGCCTCACCACCCTAGAGAGAGccagtttcctcctcttcccctgccttGCAGAAATCACTTCTTGGGATTTGAGTACTAGCACCTATTTACCTAAGAATCTGGGGACAGAGATAATTGATTCTGTTAAATTGAGAAAGCTCTGTTATTGctgttttgctttgcatttctttgaggTTAAACTTTTTCAATCATTTATTGACTCttggtatttcttcttttatgaattgTCTACTTAtctttagagagacagaaagagaaagagcacaccagtgggggaggggcagagggagagagagaatcctcaagccgattccccactgagcccggagcccgagatggggctcgatcccaggaccccaagatcatgacctgagctgaaatgaagagccagatgcttaacccactgagccttTACCAGGCACCCATTGCCTTTTTAATGAAACActtaaagtcatttctttaaataagtgtCGCATGTAAATAATATGGCAGGTTTCATGTGAAGGGTTAATCTCCCTTCTCATCCCAGGCCCACAGCGCCTATCCCCAGAAGCAATCACCGTTACCTAGTGTGTGTGTTCTTTGAGCCATTCAATGCATTAATAAGTAAACTAGTAGTTTCATAGAAACACTAATTCTGTTCCTTTCACCTAGCAGTGTACCTTGTTAGTaacttcctcattcttttcaGTGGCTCTGTAACATACCGCCATCTGTCTGTATCATGATACATTTAAGCCATCCCCTATtgctggacatttaggttgttttccaGTTATTTTCTCTAAAACCACAATGCTGCAGGGAATGGTCTTAAATATACTTCTCTGTGTACTTGTCCGTCAGGAGAATAAGGTCTAGAAGGTAGACTTGCAGGGTCAGGGGTATAGGCATATGTTATTTTGATGGCTGGGGATTGTATGGTATGAGAATAATTTACGTGGGAAAATTAGGACTCTAATATTTATGAAagtgtgaaaatattttctgtcctCTAGCCGGGCATTTCTGCTTGCTACTCTGTTTGCCCTAAATGTGGGGCCAGCAATCACCCATCTGCCCGATTCTGTGGTTCCTGTGGTATTTACGTGAAGTCCTTGGCAAGACTTAGCCTGGACAACAGCCTGGCTCTAGCTGCTGGAGAACTTGGCCCTTTTGCTGAGGTGAGGCCTCCACTGTAGGAAGCACTGGTGCCAGGGGGACGAGCTTAAGACTGAATTTGTTTCCTCCACCTTGTGGATCAACCCGGGGAAAGACAGCCGAAACATGTAGACCTTTCCTTTGGATTTTCAACTCGATGTGTAAATAAATTCGATCAATTTAGGCTTTAAACACTTGAGTGATTTCTTCAGAATTCAAAGATTTATCTATAGTAGATGGAGGTCTAATTGCATTTGCAAgactaataatataaataatggaaATCAATACAATGTCATGAGGgagaaatggatttaaaatacatgagacaggcatacttttttttttttttttaagattttatttatttatttgagagacagagagagagagaagcataagCCGGGGGTGGTGGggcgtgcagagggagaagcagactccccactgagcagggagccagacacagggctcaatcccaggaccctgggatcatgacctgagtggaataaagacacttaactgactgagccacccaggcgccctgagacagACATACTTCATGAATCTCTTATGTAGCCTACCAGGAACTTTGCTCCTgctcttttatattttagaaaacttaCATCAAGCATATGAAATTGCTTTTGCCATTTATAACAACAGCGCACAGTTTAAGGAAAATCTTACAGGATTATCTTCAGAAGGACTTAATCTCTAACAAGCTTGGCGTTAGCCTTTTATAAATTTCTCTAAGCTACCTAAAGGGTTTTCAGGTTTCTTTATAGCTCTTCATTAGAAGAATTTGGAGATTGATAGTTATTAGAGAGAATGCACATGCACTCAGcaactttgcatttatttttagggAGTTCATGGCCTTCTTAACCCAGACTGAGACTTATGGATCCTGGGGCTGCCAGTAGCCCATATAGAACCATATGCAAGTGAGACAAAGGGTTCTTTCCTCAGGACACTTGACTTCGATCTTTTGGAAATTGATTGTAATATACTAATTTTGTTAGAAAGACAGTTTCTTCCATCTACCAGAAAAATTGtcctaataaatatgcaaatatataatgCTCACCATGTGAATGGTATCCCTTTAGATGCAGTGAtgttgtgcagtgcacagcctACATAACGTTACATGATGGTCCCCCCAGTCCCCACATCCAGATGAAGGAGTATCTCAGAGAAAAGACTGGTGACTAGTGGTTGACTGTGGATGAGTAGTGAAGTCTATGTTCTATTGGATTGTAGAACTGAGAGATTAGATTTCTTTCAAGCCTCGGGCAGCAAGGCAGAGAATATCAGTTCGGTTGATTGGCCGAATTTGAGATAGTAGGTGGCCAAGCAGATGAGGCTGGTTTTATAGATCAGACTGGGAATTgctgggagagacagaagcaagGAAGGTGAGGCAAGGGCTGAAAACCTCTTTTTAGTTCAAAGTACAGTTTCTTGGAGATATGTTTACTTCTGATTAGAATTCTTTTCTATAAGTAATATGaagaattaattaaattatattctagtattttatgttttctgcctTGCTCTTAGCCCCGATCTGCCTGGCAGTCCCTAAATGTTCCTTTACCCAGACCTGATGCTGGGACTCGGAAGGACGTGGGCACACAGACTGCTGGCCTGTTCTACCCATCTGGCACGCTACTAGCCAAAAAGGAACAGGAAATGGCTTCTCAGAAGCAGAGGCAGGAGAAGATGAGTGACCATAAACCTCTCCTCACAGCTGTCAGCCCAGGAAGAGGTGAGGGAAAAGGTACACTTTCTTGTCAGTAGGGAACTCCCTCTTCCTTGGaaagaaaattgcattttttcttcctttagatttatttctatacATAAGTAaattccattgtttttctttaggTAATTTTCCTCATAGTATAGCTTTTAAACTTGTAGTAttctgatgttttaatttttaaaaaaagattttatttatttattcgagagagagagagaaggggaggggaagagagagagggagagagaatccgcaagcagacttcccactgagcacagagcctgacatggggctcaatcccaggaccctgagatcatgacctgagtcgaaatcaagagccaTGTGAGCCATCCAGCGCCCCAGTACTCTGATGTTTTGGTTCATAGCTCCATTGTCTAGTCTGTAAATCAAATAGCATGTATGGATTGCTGTTATTACAGTAGAAATGTTAGTCTGTGTCATTATTGCTATCTACcattatctttctccttttaccattctaaaattcacataacaaaatccaccattttaaccattttgaagtgtataGTTAGTGATATTCAGCCCATTAGGAGCAGTATAAAAGCATCACCATTCTGTATgtccagaatgttttcatcaccccaaaagtaGACCCAGTATTCATTTTGCAATCGTGCCCCACATCTCCTCTCCCAGGTGCCTGGCAACCACGAATCTTTCTGTTTTGATGGATTTGcttgttctggacatttcctataaatgcaTCTCCTGCCTGCACGTGAGAAACCAGAAATCCAGACTCATGCAAAATCTCCCAAGTGTTAAGTGGTGGCAATGATTGAATTCAAATGCGTTTTAAACCCTGTGCAGACTGCAGATGGGCACAAGGGAGCTTTCTGGAGTGATGGAAGTGTCCTTCATATTGATCGGGATATATACGCTTGCTGAaaatcaaactgtacacttaaaagttatttatctcaatatggttaattttatttatttatttttaaagattttgaaagagagatagcgatagcatggggggagcagagggagagggagaagcaggctccccgctgagccgggagcctgatgtggggctcgatcccaggaccctggaatcatgacctgaaccgaaggcagatgcttaaccaactgagccacccaggtgcccctcaatatgattaattttaaaagaataaaagaaaaagaccccATGTGTGgccatcaaaatatatttttttgagattctGTACTATTCTGTGATTAGtcatgtataaaaaataaacctgGGAGCAAAAATGGAACTTATTCTGGTACCTAATTGAGGTTCAGTAAGTAAAAACCATCACAAAGTTTGGCAAAGAAAAATAACCTGAGAATGCATGTTGCACaggaacatttttctttcttggcttcAGAAGAGTTATCCATGAGGATgggtttcttgtttttctttaggGTACTGGAGAAAACAGTTGGATCATATCTCTGCCCACCTCAGGTCTTATGCTCAGAACAACCCTGAATTCCGGGCCTTGATTGCAGAACCCAGAATGGGAAAGGTGGGTGAGCTCTGGATGGAATTTCCACTCCAGAGAGTCCCATGGGATCAGGCTGCAGGTCCCCTCCACTGACTTCACCTGAGACTGCACTTTGCTTGGCTCTTTTCCCTTTCATGTCCTGTTTTCCACACTTCCTTATATCCTTCCCTGCAGGCGCTGCCTTAACAAATCACTTGCACACGAGCCTTGTCTCCGAGTCTGCTTCTGGGCACCTGACCTAAGATAGTAAATTGTGAACATTCCATGCTTTTAGATCCCACATGCTATGGAGACTCTGGTGCTCAGAGCTAAAAAACCCAGAAGAGTTTAGTCTTGCCAAATTGTGCACTTAAATCCAGTCTATATTAGCAGCAATAGTAATCATAAGAGTTGCCATTTCCCGATGCACTCACTATGTGCATTGTGTTCATCAGTCTCTAGGGCTCATAACAAACCTACAAAGTAGGAATATTACTTTtgtagcagttttttttttttttttaatggccacaaATTCATTGGTAGTCTTCCCTTCAAAGAGTGGAGTCAGTGTCTTCTCACCTCGAATGTGGGCGGGCTTGTGGCAGTTGGGCTCACAGAGTGTGGTGGCAGTGATGCTGTGGGACTCCTAAGGTGTGGTCCTGCGAGGCCACACTGCTTCCTGTCTTACTGGGCATGCTCCCCTCCAACAATCCTTCTTGGAGCCCAGCCACCCTGCTGTGAGAAGCCCAAGCCCCATGGAGTAGCCACATGTAGGTGCACCCCTCTGCAACCATAGCTGCACCCAGTCCTCAGGTCATCCTGGCTCAGGAGCCAGGCAGACAAGTGATGAGAGTCCAGGTCATTCCAGCCTCTGAACATGCAGCCACCTCTAGCCATTTGAGTTTTCCCAGCTGAGGTGTCAGACGCGTGGAGCAAAGACAGTCTATCCCTGCCGTGCCCTGTTGGAAGCCATGAACTTCATAAAATGGTTGTTTAGTGCCACTAAGTTAGGGGTGGTTTTTTTTACACTGCAGTAGATAATCTGAACAAGCCTTATCTGACACCCAGGAAAACTGGCTCAGAAAAGTTTGGTGACCTGCCCAGGATTGCACTGATGGGTCTCGGGGTATTCAGGATTTGAAGCAGGTCTGTCAGACCCTGTGCCCCAAGCTCTTTCTCTAGAATTACCCTATCATTATAAAGAGCTCTGTGGGAAGATCTCTTCTTCCGTTTGTATGACACTAGAAGGAACCTTTGAAAATCAGCCTGTTTGATCCTCTGCCACAAATAGGCCAACATTGAAGCTATTTCATTGTCAAGTACTGTTCAGTTTCCTTTGATAATCTATTTTGGTGGCTTATTCATTCTTTGGCCTAACCCAGGGGTCTGTAAACTATGGCGTGTGGGGCGAATCAGGCCTGCCACCCAGTTTTgtaaatcaagttttattggGTCGTGGctacactcattcattcacttatggTCCATAACTGCTCTTGTGCTAAAACGGCAAGCGCCATATAGCCCACAaaacctcaaatatttactatcacCGCCATATAGCCCATAAAACCTCNNNNNNNNNNAaaacctcaaatatttactatcacCGCCATATAGCCCATAAAAcctcaaatatttactgtcaCTGCCATATAGCCCATAaaacctcaaatatttactatctggttaTTTAAgcatttgctgacccctgtttgATTGAAATTCCTCCGGCTACTTACAGAGAAAGCTGCTCAACTCTGAAACTGGGCCCTTGATTGCCAAGGCCTGACCCCTCAGGACACCCAGGTGATGACATCCAGCCAGGTGGCTTGATTAAATTTAAAGTGTGTCTCTTTAGAGAGTATAAATTTGGGTCTTGCTTTCTCATCCAGTCTGGCAGTCTCTGCTCTTTGATGGGAACGTTAATTTCGTTCATTTACAATTTATAGGATTATAGATATGGCTGGATTGGTGTCTGCTATTTTGTTACTTATATTCTATCTCACTTagcttttgttcctttgtttttcttttcttgtcttcttttgagttcattaaatatttgattaaatttatcatttaacaTCTCAGGATTTCTTGGCTCAGGACATTAAGCCCATGTGCGTGGTTGTGAATTCTCTccaatgctttttttaaaagcttatctCCGCTACTGTCCATGAGGATGGCTGTGAAGTTAGCATCCGGCTGAATTATATTCAAGTATCCAACAAGGTGAGTAAAACCTTTAGAAACTATTCATTTGAAAATCGACCACACTAGTAAATTGTAGCTTACACTCTATCAAAGTGCTTCTGTGAAATCCATAAAAGGCATAAATTCCAAATGTTGTAAGACTTGGCTAAAGGCCAATAATTTcatagaaatagataaataactGTACTGAACCTCAGAGAAGCCAGGTCTCGGGCACATAAAGATGTAGTAAGAACAGGAATAATTACCCACCCTATCTGTCCTTTGGTTCTCAGGCATACTTATACGCACCAAAGTCTGAGTATAGGTGAAAGACTGACAAAAATGTTTGCCTGTATGTACTTTCACCTATTTACCTATAAGAAATAAACCAAACTTTGTGGCTCTGCCTCCCTTGGTCTGCCCTCTTCTATGGTGACTGGAACTCTGCTACAGTGCCTGCAGTGTGTGACAAACATTGACTGATTCATACTGGCAGCTGTAGTTTCACTGGACCAGAAGTCagaatatacaaaagaataagGAATGGATTGAGAAGATGGgtaaagaaggcaagaaaaagcacGGGGACTAGTGTCTATCAGGCCCTGACCATGTGCCCAACGGGGCTAGCGGTGTCTTGAAAATTAGGACAGGCACATGGGCTCTGCCTAACTCAGAGGCTGGGAAAATGCAGTCCACTGACACACGAAAGTGTTTTGAAGTCAAGTCAAGCACTGAATGCAATGTTTTCAGCTGTGTGGCTACAGCAGAACTTGGGTCAGGGAGGTACATGAGGAGAAGGGGAGTGAGGGACATGAGTcaaggcagggggaggagctgagTGGTCATACATAAAGTCTAGCTTCAGCCTGATCCATGAGGAGCTCTGAAGTGTGGCTCACACCATGAAGTTGTCCCAGGTGAGGCAAGGAAAGGAAGGATGTAACCTCTAGAGCAAGGCAGCACCCATCTGTAGAGGCAGTTGGCTAGCTGTGAGGTGTTAGCAGCCCACCCGGCAGCTGGGAGGGATATGCTAATCAGTTAGTGGAACTGGGTGGGCACCAAGAGCATCTACAATACACTGTCTATCAGATAGAAGTGGAGTAATTATCCCCAGgtttaatatgttttttcttAGCCTGTATGTTCTAGTGTTCAGGCAGTAGCAGGTGGTTCCCTGTGGTGGAAGACGCAGCCACGTGAGGGTGGGACAGGATGCCATGCTGTGGAATGGATCCAGGTGGAATCAGAATTCCAGGTCTGGACTGTGCATCATCTATCCTAATTTTATAGACCTCCATTTTCCCTGTTCTACTTTCCCAACATCCCTTTGAGGTAGGCCATGATATTTccactttacaggtgaagaaactgaggtacagagaaatTTAGCCACCTTCTTCCAAGGTCCCTGAGCTAATAAGTGATAGAGCCAGGGTTCAAACTCTGTAGCCTGAGCTTCCCCATCTTGCCACTCTTATTCCAAGACATGGAAGGGTTTGAAGCAGGGGAAGAACACCATTACTTATAAATTGTAGAAAGGTGACGGGAGCAACCCACGTGGAAGGTGGGCTGGCAGGAGCCGGTTGGGAATCGCTTGCAGGGATCCTGGTGTATGAAGAGGGGGCTGTGGCTATAATGACAGAAAGGAGGGGCCAGGCTGAGGAGCCACTTAAGAGGCAGAACGGACGAAACGTCCCAGTGAGGGGATGTCCAGCTTCCGGCTTGACTATATGTATAGACAGAGTGGTCGTTAATGAAGAGAGGAACAGGTTAGCAGGGAGAGCACTCCTTCTGTGGGGACACAGCAGCCTCATCAGTCACGGTGCCTATGTTTTTTCTGTTGCCCAGAACCTTTACCTGAGCAAGGCCGTGGATTTCAGCAGCCACTTTCTGAGCAGTGTCACCAAGGGTGGTGATGGGCCATTTGGCAGCAGGTCCAGCTTGGGTGAGTTGTACCCTTACAGTGATTTTAAAACAGTCGACCAGGAACACACTGACCTGGCAAGGACAGCAGGGAATTGCTTAAAATTTGCCAGCCCAACCACACATCTTCCTTTAATGTTCCAGCCATTTTATTCTTCTGGCGTCTCTGAAGTTAGGAGTGAGATTTTTGAAATCTTTCACAGGGCTTGGGGAGGTAGTTGTGGGGGGTGTTTTCTTTTGGGCTTAAAAAACCGTAGTCCCCTTTTCTTCCACTCCTTCCCAGTCATCCTCTGGTCCTGGACTGAGATGAGTGGCTTCAGGAGTCCTTCTTGAGAGGGTCaataaaatagacatttctaTACAAGCCATTTTATTCTTCTGACCTCTCGAGGGACATGATAGTAGGATAGCTCTTTATATGTGGGAATGGCAGGGGGGCATCGTTTTAGTCCTTGATTCTGTCATTTCAGTGAGTGACTACAGCCAGAGCACCTCAGACACCACTGAAAAAGTCAAGAGGACAAAGAATTTCAAGACCAAAAAGTTTCAAGAAAAGGAGCAGCTCACAGTATGTGTACTCCTTTGTCCTTATAGCTGTCTTCTTAGGCCTGTctgttgaatgtttttttttttttctgttgaatgttttactttgagatttttttaaaattttacttcattttattttatcttgtttattttattccattccattccatttttttaattaattaatttatttattcattttttaaaaagactttatttatttgacggagagagatggaacacaagcagggggagtgggagagggagaagcaggcttcccgcggagcggggagcccgacgcagggctcgataccaggaccccgggatcatgacctgagccgaaggcagacgcttaacaactgagccacccaggtgtccccattctattttttaaagtaggctctatacccaacatggggcttgaactcacgaccctgagattgagacgtatgctctactgactgagccagccaggtggccttcctttgagattttttaaatggaagaatactttttcattttctgttccttttttagaagtgtatttttattttatggaatccTTTAAAATATGTCGAGATtattaattagaattattttaaagttcttattagTTCCCGGAATCACCTCTGTTTCCTCTGGGGTCAGTTCTGTCTGTCCAtctttgtctgtcttgtttttggttgGTCTCAAATATGTGATGATCCTTGGTTGCCAGGTCATGTTGACAAGTGAAGGGCTGGTTTGAGTAGTGTCAGTGCCTGCCATGGGTGTGTGGGCCTCGGGTCCCCATGGGCATGGATGGGCATGCTGTGGGGCTGGCCTCCCTGGAGGGTATTTCGGTGGAGGGCAGGAGAAAACCTTGGGGTCCCCTAAGCTGCCTTTCCTCTGGAGGTGAGAATGGTGCTGTGAAGGGCTCTAGCATATTTCATTCCTGGATGGAgctgtccttccttccttattctcCTTCCCTGTGTGTGTCACAGAGATCTGGGCTCTGCCCTTCTTGGGCCCAGTACTCCCAGTAGAAGACTTTGTTAGGCAGATCATGAACTCTCTGGAAAAAAAGTTACCAGGCTTtaagcagagagcccaggagagagaggaggacacCACTCATCTCAGCCACTCACCAGCAAAGCCCTTTCATAGAACGCTCATGAATCCAGCCTGCGCCCAACACTGGCCCTCCTTGTTGATTAACTCAGCTTCTGCAGGGCTCCCTGGAGGGAACAGACTACTATCTCTGGCATCTTCAGctggtttttctttgctttgttttccctctCAGCCAAATTCCAGCTACTTCCAATCTTTGGAATTCCTCACAATTCCCGATCCACTGATGGCACCCTTCCAGAGTTTCCCACAGCtgttaagagttttgtttttcaaaaatacaggCCATGAACACTGAACACTTTTAACTGGAGCTTTGGAGAAAGAGACAGTGGGTGCCCTTTTTCAGCCACTCACCTTGCCTTTCAGTCAGTCCTCTTTGGCTGTAGTAGGGAGGACAGATGTGTTTAGCAACAAGCCCAAAGCCTGGGTCTCCCCCAAGATGAAGATGGGCACGTGTGGGTTCTTTCCTCCACCTTCCATGGAGCCAGGCCCTCAGGGCGCCCTCAGGGGTGTGTATACTGGTGTCCAGCTTGTATCATGATTTCTCCAAAGGCAGGTGACTTCTCGCCTCATCTTGGGTTTTTCCACCACATGCTTTGCATCTCATAAACACCAATAAATTTGGGAAGAAGACCTTAGAATTATATTAACATGTACTGTGTATAATTCCTTGCACTCCTGGCCTTCTCTCAGTTTAAAATATTGAGTAGAAGAGAAGTATAGCGTTGCATAAACTTTAACAGTTTTGGAGACTATACCCACTTACACTGTATGTGACCCAAATCTCCCCATTGCTATGtgcctttattttctcattggtGTTTAGGGGATAAGTATCAGACAAATAATAACAGCATCCAGTGGTTCACTCATTCAGTGGTTATTTGGAGCATACATATACCAGGCACAGATCTCAGTGGTGAAAATAAATCATGAACAAAAGCTGTAAAGGTCTCAGACCTCATGCGGGTGACATTCTAGTGCATTCTAGTATAAGTTTCCATAAGGAATGGAATTCAGTAAGAACaaatgtgcccccccccccagacttTCTAGGGGTTCACTTATTAGAGTACCTTGTTCCAAGCTAATCACCTTAGAGTAGGGGGAGGAAGGGACACAGCCTGAACCCGGGATCTTCTTCCAGAAGGCTCACAGGCCTTGACCAATGTCCTCATCCTAATGGCTCCCCAGAAAGACAGGAGGGGGTAGatatattatttctactttacagACAGGAAAACGGGAGTCCTGGGACCAACCACCCC is part of the Neomonachus schauinslandi chromosome 10, ASM220157v2, whole genome shotgun sequence genome and harbors:
- the DZANK1 gene encoding double zinc ribbon and ankyrin repeat-containing protein 1 isoform X6 is translated as MLTLESLQFPSFAHITGQKSLTSTEIMRIQRETDFLKCAHCLAPRPSDPFARFCQECGSPVPPIFGCRLPPPEGAQMGLCAECGNMVPMNTPICVVCEASLILQLQPQASLRLKEKVVCRTCGTGNPAHLKYCVTCEGALPSFQERMRSGDKAPPLSTQKGETISCSKCGHGNRREACFCDWCGSTPGISACYSVCPKCGASNHPSARFCGSCGIYVKSLARLSLDNSLALAAGELGPFAEPRSAWQSLNVPLPRPDAGTRKDVGTQTAGLFYPSGTLLAKKEQEMASQKQRQEKMSDHKPLLTAVSPGRGYWRKQLDHISAHLRSYAQNNPEFRALIAEPRMGKLISATVHEDGCEVSIRLNYIQVSNKNLYLSKAVDFSSHFLSSVTKGGDGPFGSRSSLVSDYSQSTSDTTEKVKRTKNFKTKKFQEKEQLTPENRLLLKEVGPTGEGRVSVIEQLLEEGADPNCRDSEERPVITVAVVNTRPEVIPVLVQRGADTEQRWGPLQNTPLHEATLLGLAGRECVAALLRCSASIQKKNMNGQTPYDLALQTGDDVVTSLFAAKLGLDDS